One genomic segment of Burkholderia pyrrocinia includes these proteins:
- a CDS encoding LysR family transcriptional regulator, translating to MDKLDQVRIFLQVAEMGSFIKAAHALDMPRATVSAAVQQLEAGLGTRLLHRTTRQVQLTADGVLLLERGRRLLAEADELDRLFRRRDRDVVGRLNVDVPSRIARRVIAPALPSLFRRYPKLQLSLGSTDRSIDLVQEGVDCAIRVGRLADSSLVVRPLGQFTLINCASPDYLRECGVPEHPDALAHGHWAIGYASPTTGRELGWEYCVDGERHTMTLPSRVIVNNAETYIAGCIAGMGLIQIPRFDVEHLLDSGALVDVMPGYRAAPMDVSAVYPHRRHRSRRLNAFVDWFGELMADALTGTAAGKGAEGD from the coding sequence ACCGTGTCGGCTGCCGTCCAGCAGCTCGAGGCGGGGCTCGGCACGCGCCTCTTGCACCGCACGACGCGCCAGGTGCAGTTGACCGCCGACGGCGTGCTGCTGCTCGAACGCGGCCGGCGCCTGCTCGCGGAGGCCGACGAGCTCGACCGCCTGTTCCGCCGCCGCGACCGCGACGTGGTCGGGCGGCTGAACGTCGACGTGCCGAGCCGGATCGCGCGCCGCGTGATCGCGCCCGCGCTGCCGTCGCTGTTTCGCCGCTACCCGAAGCTGCAACTGTCGCTCGGCTCGACGGACCGCTCGATCGACCTGGTGCAGGAGGGCGTCGACTGCGCGATCCGCGTCGGGCGGCTTGCGGACAGCAGCCTCGTCGTGCGGCCGCTCGGGCAGTTCACGCTGATCAACTGCGCGAGCCCCGACTACCTGCGCGAATGCGGCGTGCCCGAGCATCCGGATGCGCTCGCGCACGGGCACTGGGCGATCGGCTATGCGTCGCCGACGACGGGGCGCGAGCTCGGGTGGGAATACTGCGTGGACGGCGAGCGGCACACGATGACGCTGCCGAGCCGCGTGATCGTCAACAATGCCGAAACCTATATCGCCGGCTGCATCGCCGGGATGGGGCTGATCCAGATTCCGCGGTTCGACGTCGAGCATCTGCTCGACAGCGGCGCGCTCGTCGACGTGATGCCCGGGTACCGTGCCGCGCCGATGGACGTGTCGGCCGTGTATCCGCACCGGCGGCACCGGTCGCGCCGGCTCAATGCGTTCGTCGATTGGTTCGGGGAGTTGATGGCGGACGCGTTGACGGGGACAGCGGCGGGGAAGGGCGCGGAAGGCGACTGA